In Rhodanobacteraceae bacterium, the following proteins share a genomic window:
- a CDS encoding serine/threonine protein kinase yields METVFDTRWQLVREAFEAALSLPEEARSAFLDLRCGADAALRAEVEALLKVATSVSHDNPTQPSRTLAWDAANEPRDNLIGRQLGQWRVERILGAGGMGAVYLGRRVSGDFDQDVAIKVLHIGISRSPEIAARFRSERQILAQLDHPYIARLLDGGTLPEGLPYLVMEFVEGEPIALHCNLRKLSVSARIELMIKVCRAVQAAHRNLIVHRDLKPDNILVDSHGEPKLLDFGIAKVLDDAGGVQTHADQRLLTPRYGAPEQFKGEPITTATDVYSLGVTLYELLTGVSPYEVAGGDTIGLVREVCEVDPRSPSERRERLSRGGNRLDDLRFGADLDAIVMKTLRKRPEDRYGSVDTLIDDLQRYLRDEPVHARQGSRSYRMRKFARRHRLALSLAAMALLAAATTALVWRQQRDQVASERDKARAVTTFLVELFDQGDPFLHPGKPPSVEEVVRRGAERLSSGQLADPLVRAELALSLSRVYLQIGSFPGALELAQRADADVRAGPGDALLQARAAERLAEALMENDQLDAAATEWERALTLAPQTGAAADATRASALAGLGDLRRAQRRYADAVAALEQALALHLAAGAHADLAAAAQSAQPGGPGGTLSQVAHMLCRTLVDSGQNKQAATICRQTLALKQRVYGAEHPAQASTLVQMANLSAAAGDSETALQLSRQVLALLAGVLGPDHPRVGVGQLNLGADLRALDRLDEAEAAAREAMRIFTLARGPDHAHTLLAQNNLANILYSQGRFEDALAAHREVAERRARTLPADDPALAQSQYNIGKCLYRLGRWAEAETAWSSVLRAESDTATGNHRLAQLGLALLRLEQGDARAAADEGARISAEIAAEDETRLGLATALYLRARALQVAGAPADQVHDLAAEALAALEVDISRDLLDLDRLRQMAEPD; encoded by the coding sequence ATGGAGACCGTCTTCGACACCCGCTGGCAGCTCGTGCGCGAGGCCTTCGAGGCGGCGCTTTCCTTGCCCGAGGAGGCCCGCAGCGCCTTCCTCGACCTGCGCTGCGGCGCGGATGCGGCCCTGCGCGCCGAGGTCGAGGCCCTGCTGAAGGTGGCGACCAGCGTATCCCACGACAACCCGACGCAGCCGTCGCGGACGCTCGCCTGGGACGCCGCCAACGAACCGCGCGACAACCTGATCGGACGCCAGTTGGGCCAGTGGCGGGTGGAACGGATCCTCGGCGCCGGCGGCATGGGCGCGGTCTACCTGGGGCGCCGGGTCAGCGGCGATTTCGACCAGGATGTCGCGATCAAGGTGCTGCACATCGGGATCAGCCGCTCGCCCGAGATCGCGGCGCGCTTCCGCTCCGAACGCCAGATCCTGGCCCAGCTCGACCATCCCTACATCGCGCGCCTGCTGGACGGCGGCACCCTGCCGGAGGGCCTGCCCTACCTGGTCATGGAGTTCGTCGAGGGCGAGCCGATCGCCCTGCACTGCAATCTGCGCAAGCTGTCGGTGAGCGCGCGCATCGAGCTGATGATCAAGGTCTGTCGCGCGGTGCAGGCGGCCCACCGCAATCTGATTGTCCACCGCGACCTGAAGCCGGACAACATCCTGGTCGATTCGCACGGCGAACCCAAACTGCTGGATTTCGGCATCGCCAAGGTGCTGGACGACGCCGGCGGGGTGCAGACGCACGCGGACCAGCGCCTGCTGACCCCGCGCTACGGCGCGCCGGAGCAGTTCAAGGGCGAGCCGATCACCACCGCCACGGACGTCTATTCGCTGGGTGTGACGCTGTACGAATTGCTCACCGGGGTGTCGCCCTACGAGGTGGCCGGCGGCGACACCATCGGCCTGGTGCGGGAGGTGTGCGAGGTGGATCCGCGCAGCCCCAGCGAGCGTCGCGAGCGCCTGTCGCGCGGCGGAAACCGGCTGGACGATCTGCGCTTCGGGGCGGACCTCGATGCGATCGTCATGAAGACCCTGCGCAAGCGGCCGGAGGATCGCTACGGCTCGGTCGACACCTTGATCGACGATTTGCAGCGCTACCTGCGCGACGAGCCGGTGCACGCGCGCCAGGGCAGCCGCAGCTACCGCATGCGAAAGTTCGCGCGGCGCCACCGGCTGGCGCTGAGCCTGGCCGCGATGGCGCTGCTCGCAGCCGCGACCACTGCGCTGGTGTGGCGCCAGCAGCGCGACCAGGTGGCCAGCGAGCGCGACAAGGCGCGCGCCGTCACCACCTTCCTGGTGGAACTGTTCGACCAGGGCGATCCCTTCCTGCACCCGGGCAAGCCGCCGAGCGTCGAGGAGGTGGTCCGGCGCGGCGCCGAGCGGCTGTCCTCCGGGCAACTGGCGGACCCTCTGGTGCGCGCCGAACTGGCGCTCAGCCTGTCGCGGGTGTACCTGCAGATCGGCTCGTTCCCGGGAGCGCTCGAACTTGCCCAACGGGCCGATGCCGACGTGCGCGCAGGCCCCGGCGACGCCCTGCTGCAGGCGCGCGCGGCCGAACGCCTGGCCGAGGCGCTGATGGAGAACGATCAGCTCGACGCGGCGGCGACAGAATGGGAGCGCGCGTTGACGCTGGCGCCGCAGACCGGCGCCGCAGCCGACGCCACGCGCGCGTCCGCGCTGGCGGGCCTGGGCGATCTGCGCCGGGCGCAACGGCGCTATGCCGACGCCGTCGCGGCGCTGGAGCAGGCGCTCGCCCTGCACCTGGCCGCTGGAGCGCATGCGGACCTCGCGGCCGCGGCACAATCGGCGCAGCCGGGCGGCCCGGGCGGGACCCTGTCCCAGGTCGCACACATGCTGTGCCGCACCCTGGTCGACAGCGGCCAGAACAAGCAGGCCGCGACCATCTGCCGCCAGACGTTGGCACTCAAGCAGCGCGTCTACGGTGCCGAGCACCCGGCGCAGGCATCCACCCTGGTCCAGATGGCCAACCTCAGCGCTGCCGCGGGCGACTCGGAAACGGCGCTGCAACTGTCGCGCCAGGTACTCGCGCTGCTGGCTGGGGTCCTGGGGCCGGACCATCCGCGCGTGGGTGTCGGGCAGCTCAACCTGGGCGCGGACCTGCGTGCGCTCGACCGCCTGGACGAGGCCGAAGCCGCGGCGCGCGAGGCTATGCGCATCTTCACCCTGGCGCGCGGCCCGGATCACGCGCACACCCTGCTGGCGCAGAACAACCTGGCCAACATCCTGTACTCGCAGGGCCGCTTCGAGGACGCCCTGGCGGCGCACCGCGAGGTGGCCGAGCGCCGCGCGCGCACCCTGCCCGCCGACGACCCGGCGCTGGCGCAGTCGCAGTACAACATCGGCAAGTGCCTGTACCGGCTGGGCCGCTGGGCGGAGGCGGAAACGGCCTGGTCCAGTGTGCTGCGGGCCGAATCGGACACGGCGACCGGCAATCATCGCCTGGCGCAGCTCGGCCTCGCGCTGCTGCGCCTGGAACAAGGCGACGCCCGCGCAGCCGCCGACGAGGGCGCGCGGATTTCCGCGGAGATTGCCGCCGAGGACGAGACCCGGCTGGGACTGGCGACTGCGCTGTACCTCAGGGCCCGCGCGCTCCAGGTCGCCGGCGCGCCGGCCGACCAGGTGCACGACCTGGCCGCCGAGGCCCTGGCCGCGCTGGAGGTGGACATCAGCCGCGACTTGCTGGACCTCGATCGATTGCGGCAGATGGCGGAACCGGACTGA
- a CDS encoding HD domain-containing protein: MSSLEEAIAIAARAHAGQVDKARQPYILHPLKVMLRLQATDERIAAVLHDVVEDTPITLDDLRAAGFSSAVLTAVDALTKRPGETRLQAAARAAADPVARAVKLADNAENLDLSRIENPTEKDYARLREYEQVRALLLAQGTD; the protein is encoded by the coding sequence ATGTCCTCCCTCGAAGAAGCCATCGCCATCGCCGCCCGCGCCCATGCCGGGCAGGTCGACAAGGCCCGCCAGCCGTACATCCTGCACCCGCTGAAGGTCATGTTGCGGCTGCAGGCGACTGACGAGCGGATCGCCGCCGTGCTGCACGATGTGGTCGAGGACACGCCGATCACCCTGGACGATCTGCGCGCCGCCGGCTTCTCGTCCGCCGTGCTCACCGCCGTCGACGCCCTGACCAAGCGCCCGGGCGAGACTCGTCTGCAGGCCGCCGCCCGCGCCGCGGCCGATCCGGTCGCCCGCGCGGTCAAGCTGGCCGACAACGCGGAGAACCTGGACCTCTCGCGGATCGAGAACCCGACCGAGAAGGACTACGCCCGCCTGCGCGAGTACGAGCAAGTCCGCGCCCTGCTGCTGGCACAGGGGACGGACTGA